One region of Populus trichocarpa isolate Nisqually-1 chromosome 4, P.trichocarpa_v4.1, whole genome shotgun sequence genomic DNA includes:
- the LOC7494358 gene encoding putative serine/threonine-protein kinase isoform X1 translates to MLLIRGHKLQQKDMRCSCFGGPSVDKKRGSAAETLHGIDGDLLQDVNHISYNELRSATDNFHSSNKIGRGGFGDVYKGTLRSGIQVAVKTLSAQSKQGVREFLNEIKTISNVRHPNLVELIGCCVQGANRILVYEYLENNSLDRALLGSRSTNIRLDWGRRSAICLGIARGLAFLHEELVPHIVHRDIKASNILLDKDLNPKIGDFGLAKLFPENITHISTRIAGTTGYLAPEYALGGQLTMKADVYSFGVLILEIISGRNSTKPSWGGMEKLLLEWAWQLHEEGRPLELVDPEMGEFPEEEVIRYIKVAFFCTQSAANRRPLTSQVVDMLSKQIRLNDKLLTAPGFFRDSDSASGGPSSMKKSTTDSTSYQMSSVPVTITEVTPR, encoded by the exons ATGCTGCTAATCAG AGGTCATAAATTGCAGCAGAAAGATATGAGGTGTAGCTGTTTTGGAGGACCAAGTGTAGATAAAAAAAGAGGGAGTGCTGCCGAGACTCTCCACGGTATAGATG GTGATTTGCTTCAGGATGTTAACCATATATCTTACAATGAATTAAGATCAGCAACAGATAACTTCCATTCAAGCAATAAGATAGGACGGGGAGGTTTTGGCGATGTTTACAAG GGAACCCTCAGGAGCGGAATACAAGTTGCTGTAAAGACACTTTCCGCTCAATCAAAGCAAGGCGTACGAGAATTTTTGAATGAAATCAAAACGATATCAAACGTTAGGCATCCAAATCTTGTTGAGTTGATAGGGTGCTGTGTTCAAGGAGCAAACCGGATTCTAGTATATGAATATTTAGAGAATAACAGTCTTGATCGTGCTTTGTTAG GTTCAAGGAGTACAAATATTAGACTAGACTGGGGAAGGAGATCTGCTATTTGCTTGGGTATTGCTAGGGGTCTTGCTTTCCTTCATGAAGAACTGGTACCACATATCGTGCATAGAGACATCAAGGCTAGCAATATACTTCTTGACAAAGACCTCAACCCAAAAATTGGAGACTTTGGGTTGGCTAAACTGTTCCCAGAAAATATCACCCACATTAGCACAAGAATAGCTGGAACAAC TGGTTATTTGGCACCAGAATATGCATTGGGTGGTCAGTTAACCATGAAGGCTGATGTGTACAGCTTTGGGGTTCTTATCCTTGAAATAATTAGTGGCAGAAATAGTACAAAGCCAAGCTGGGGAGGGATGGAGAAGTTACTCCTAGAATGG GCATGGCAGCTTCACGAAGAAGGGAGACCCTTGGAACTCGTGGATCCAGAGATGGGAGAATTTCCCGAGGAAGAAGTCATTAGGTACATTAAAGTTGCCTTTTTCTGCACCCAATCAGCAGCAAACCGAAGGCCACTCACGAGCCAGGTTGTTGACATGCTTTCTAAGCAAATCCGGCTAAATGACAAGTTACTAACCGCTCCAGGTTTCTTCCGAGATTCAGATAGCGCTAGCGGGGGACCTTCTTCCATGAAAAAATCAACCACCGACTCTACTAGCTACCAGATGAGCTCTGTTCCGGTAACAATCACCGAGGTGACTCCCAGATGA
- the LOC7494358 gene encoding putative serine/threonine-protein kinase isoform X2 gives MRCSCFGGPSVDKKRGSAAETLHGIDGDLLQDVNHISYNELRSATDNFHSSNKIGRGGFGDVYKGTLRSGIQVAVKTLSAQSKQGVREFLNEIKTISNVRHPNLVELIGCCVQGANRILVYEYLENNSLDRALLGSRSTNIRLDWGRRSAICLGIARGLAFLHEELVPHIVHRDIKASNILLDKDLNPKIGDFGLAKLFPENITHISTRIAGTTGYLAPEYALGGQLTMKADVYSFGVLILEIISGRNSTKPSWGGMEKLLLEWAWQLHEEGRPLELVDPEMGEFPEEEVIRYIKVAFFCTQSAANRRPLTSQVVDMLSKQIRLNDKLLTAPGFFRDSDSASGGPSSMKKSTTDSTSYQMSSVPVTITEVTPR, from the exons ATGAGGTGTAGCTGTTTTGGAGGACCAAGTGTAGATAAAAAAAGAGGGAGTGCTGCCGAGACTCTCCACGGTATAGATG GTGATTTGCTTCAGGATGTTAACCATATATCTTACAATGAATTAAGATCAGCAACAGATAACTTCCATTCAAGCAATAAGATAGGACGGGGAGGTTTTGGCGATGTTTACAAG GGAACCCTCAGGAGCGGAATACAAGTTGCTGTAAAGACACTTTCCGCTCAATCAAAGCAAGGCGTACGAGAATTTTTGAATGAAATCAAAACGATATCAAACGTTAGGCATCCAAATCTTGTTGAGTTGATAGGGTGCTGTGTTCAAGGAGCAAACCGGATTCTAGTATATGAATATTTAGAGAATAACAGTCTTGATCGTGCTTTGTTAG GTTCAAGGAGTACAAATATTAGACTAGACTGGGGAAGGAGATCTGCTATTTGCTTGGGTATTGCTAGGGGTCTTGCTTTCCTTCATGAAGAACTGGTACCACATATCGTGCATAGAGACATCAAGGCTAGCAATATACTTCTTGACAAAGACCTCAACCCAAAAATTGGAGACTTTGGGTTGGCTAAACTGTTCCCAGAAAATATCACCCACATTAGCACAAGAATAGCTGGAACAAC TGGTTATTTGGCACCAGAATATGCATTGGGTGGTCAGTTAACCATGAAGGCTGATGTGTACAGCTTTGGGGTTCTTATCCTTGAAATAATTAGTGGCAGAAATAGTACAAAGCCAAGCTGGGGAGGGATGGAGAAGTTACTCCTAGAATGG GCATGGCAGCTTCACGAAGAAGGGAGACCCTTGGAACTCGTGGATCCAGAGATGGGAGAATTTCCCGAGGAAGAAGTCATTAGGTACATTAAAGTTGCCTTTTTCTGCACCCAATCAGCAGCAAACCGAAGGCCACTCACGAGCCAGGTTGTTGACATGCTTTCTAAGCAAATCCGGCTAAATGACAAGTTACTAACCGCTCCAGGTTTCTTCCGAGATTCAGATAGCGCTAGCGGGGGACCTTCTTCCATGAAAAAATCAACCACCGACTCTACTAGCTACCAGATGAGCTCTGTTCCGGTAACAATCACCGAGGTGACTCCCAGATGA